The Planococcus liqunii genome includes a region encoding these proteins:
- a CDS encoding ArsR/SmtB family transcription factor, whose protein sequence is MKTLLNSLGEPNRWNIVELLKEGPLTVGEIARKLELPQPQVSKHLKVLSEAGIVAVHPIANRRVYQLNPEPFQELQEWIESYRQLWEERFDRLDDYLIKVQKHGEEDK, encoded by the coding sequence ATGAAAACACTATTGAATTCATTGGGTGAACCTAATCGTTGGAATATAGTCGAACTGTTGAAGGAAGGGCCTTTGACAGTTGGAGAAATTGCCAGGAAACTGGAGCTCCCGCAGCCGCAAGTATCCAAGCATTTAAAAGTATTAAGCGAAGCCGGGATTGTGGCAGTCCATCCTATCGCGAACCGCCGCGTCTATCAGCTGAATCCCGAGCCGTTTCAGGAATTGCAGGAATGGATTGAATCTTACCGCCAACTCTGGGAAGAACGGTTCGACCGATTGGATGACTATTTAATAAAAGTTCAAAAACATGGAGAGGAGGACAAATGA
- a CDS encoding SRPBCC domain-containing protein — MSFNEGSNETFTKVEGLEMVMERFFMAPRELVFSMYTDPEHIQNWWGPIGWNTTIYQMDVRPGGIWHYCMRSEDGQEAWGKSTYLEVEKPERLVYEDMFSDENGNDAEGFPVMKITVDFVEEGNGTRIVSRTLFETEEDLKQVMEMGVVEGMTETFDRLEQYLNQQ; from the coding sequence ATGTCATTCAACGAAGGGTCAAATGAGACTTTTACAAAAGTCGAAGGATTGGAAATGGTGATGGAGCGGTTTTTCATGGCGCCGAGGGAGCTTGTCTTTTCAATGTACACCGACCCGGAACACATTCAAAATTGGTGGGGGCCAATTGGCTGGAATACTACGATTTATCAAATGGATGTGCGGCCAGGCGGTATTTGGCATTACTGCATGCGTTCAGAAGATGGGCAAGAAGCGTGGGGGAAAAGCACTTATTTGGAAGTGGAAAAACCAGAACGGCTCGTTTATGAAGATATGTTCTCCGATGAAAACGGGAATGATGCGGAAGGTTTTCCAGTTATGAAAATCACAGTCGACTTTGTGGAAGAGGGCAATGGGACCCGGATTGTCAGCCGGACCCTGTTTGAAACCGAAGAAGATTTAAAACAGGTCATGGAAATGGGCGTAGTCGAAGGCATGACGGAAACCTTTGATCGCCTCGAACAATACTTGAATCAACAGTAG